Below is a genomic region from Leucobacter exalbidus.
CTCTGGAGTCAGCAAGAAAACCTTGCTGGTGACGCGCTCAATGCGGCCGTGGAGCCCCATGGTGAGCCCGCTCGCGAAATCGATGAGGCGCTTCGCATCGCCATCAACCATCGCTGAGAGGTTGATGATGACGGGAATACCCTCACGGAAGTTTTCTGCGATAACCGTGGCGCCACTGTACTCGGTGGGGCGCACCGTCAGAATCTCGCTGAGCGGCTGCGGGGCAGCCTGGCGCGTCGGCGTGACGCGGCGCAACGGGGTCACCGCTGCGGCGCGCGGCTGCTGAGCTGCGGGGCGCGCGGCAGCAGGTTCTGCGACCGGTGCCGGTTGCGCAGCACGCTGCACCGGGGCAGCAGCAGCCTGCTCCTCGAGGTCCTCCTCAGCGAGGCCCAGGAATACCATGGTCTTCTTCAGGGGGTTACTCATCTTTATCTCCCAACGG
It encodes:
- a CDS encoding cell division protein SepF yields the protein MSNPLKKTMVFLGLAEEDLEEQAAAAPVQRAAQPAPVAEPAAARPAAQQPRAAAVTPLRRVTPTRQAAPQPLSEILTVRPTEYSGATVIAENFREGIPVIINLSAMVDGDAKRLIDFASGLTMGLHGRIERVTSKVFLLTPEHIEIAGEDSATRDENGSFFVTPTA